From a region of the Leptospira kmetyi serovar Malaysia str. Bejo-Iso9 genome:
- the pyrE gene encoding orotate phosphoribosyltransferase, whose protein sequence is MKQELLELIRSHAYRYSEQPFTLASGKQSRHYFNCKEITLVPDRLELLCRFIVEQHLGESGILKPEAFGGLTMGADPICYGISLEFRKQKKNVFPLIVRKLSKDHGTKKLVEGAVHAVKSCIIVDDVITTGGSTIQAIKSLRDSGIEVSQGICILDREEGGKDAILSEGVQMFPIFKKSDFGNLEHE, encoded by the coding sequence ATGAAACAAGAACTGCTCGAACTCATTCGTTCTCATGCGTATCGCTATTCGGAACAACCTTTCACCCTCGCTTCGGGAAAACAATCCAGACATTATTTCAATTGTAAGGAGATCACGCTCGTTCCCGATCGTCTGGAACTTCTTTGCCGATTTATCGTTGAACAACATTTAGGCGAGTCCGGCATTTTAAAACCCGAGGCTTTCGGCGGTCTTACGATGGGCGCCGATCCGATCTGCTACGGAATCAGTTTAGAATTTAGAAAACAGAAAAAGAACGTTTTTCCTTTGATCGTTCGTAAACTTTCCAAGGATCACGGAACGAAAAAGCTCGTAGAAGGAGCGGTTCACGCCGTAAAAAGTTGTATCATCGTGGACGACGTGATTACCACCGGAGGTTCCACGATTCAGGCGATCAAAAGTCTGCGCGATTCCGGAATCGAAGTCTCTCAAGGAATCTGCATCTTGGATCGCGAAGAAGGCGGCAAGGACGCGATTCTTTCGGAAGGGGTTCAGATGTTTCCTATATTCAAAAAAAGTGATTTTGGGAATTTGGAGCATGAGTGA
- a CDS encoding acyl-CoA desaturase, protein MQKEKSINWVTTIFLIVTPIVGVTGTVWLEVTRGIPYQTWLLFLFMMFATGIGITAGYHRLFSHRAYKAALPVRIFFLLFGGAAFQSTVLEWCADHRIHHRHVDKDEDPYAITKGFWHAHILWLFQKREYSLTNIPDLWEDKWIVWQHEYYYSISIFMCFLFPGLIGLLWGDFLGGVLVAGFLRLFINHHFTFFINSLCHFRGTQPFSDKHTAKDNWILALFTYGEGYHNFHHEFQADYRNGIRFFDYDPSKWLIKGLYHLGLASDLKQIPEEQIFRKKVQMDEKRFLKRMETLQIPFSADLETKLQSYKQSLIDRQADLVSKKESSGDKNQVRVAKGEFRSALKTWKQIVSGDLQTLS, encoded by the coding sequence ATGCAAAAAGAAAAATCAATCAATTGGGTGACCACGATCTTCTTAATCGTAACTCCGATCGTCGGAGTTACTGGAACCGTTTGGCTGGAGGTTACGAGAGGAATTCCGTATCAGACCTGGCTCTTGTTTTTGTTTATGATGTTTGCGACCGGAATCGGAATCACCGCGGGCTATCATAGACTCTTCTCCCATCGGGCGTATAAGGCCGCGCTTCCGGTAAGAATTTTTTTCCTGCTCTTCGGCGGAGCCGCGTTTCAAAGTACGGTTTTGGAATGGTGCGCGGATCATAGAATTCATCACAGACACGTGGACAAGGACGAGGACCCGTATGCGATCACGAAAGGATTTTGGCACGCTCACATCCTTTGGTTGTTTCAAAAAAGAGAATATTCTTTGACGAACATCCCCGATCTTTGGGAAGACAAGTGGATCGTATGGCAACACGAATATTACTATTCGATTTCGATCTTTATGTGTTTTCTCTTTCCCGGTTTGATCGGTCTTCTTTGGGGAGATTTTTTAGGCGGGGTTTTAGTCGCGGGGTTCTTAAGACTTTTTATCAATCATCACTTTACGTTCTTCATCAACTCGCTTTGTCATTTCCGAGGAACCCAACCGTTTTCGGACAAACATACCGCAAAGGACAACTGGATCTTAGCGTTATTCACTTACGGAGAAGGATATCATAACTTTCATCACGAGTTCCAAGCGGATTATAGAAACGGAATCCGTTTTTTCGACTACGATCCGAGCAAGTGGCTCATCAAAGGTTTGTATCATCTGGGTCTTGCGTCCGATTTAAAACAAATTCCGGAAGAACAGATTTTCCGCAAAAAAGTGCAGATGGATGAAAAACGTTTTTTGAAAAGAATGGAAACGTTGCAGATTCCATTCTCCGCCGATCTGGAAACAAAACTGCAATCGTATAAACAATCCTTGATCGATCGTCAGGCGGATCTCGTTTCCAAAAAAGAATCTTCCGGAGATAAGAATCAGGTTCGCGTCGCCAAGGGAGAATTCAGGTCCGCTCTCAAAACTTGGAAACAAATCGTTTCCGGTGATCTGCAAACCCTTTCTTAA
- a CDS encoding FtsX-like permease family protein: MSYRIYVLFLFEYFRSHKVAAFFALAGISLGVGLFISTTANGMKAEKSLTDFAMGYFQGEYKIKISSASGEQNVPVELIKTLSDDSSLSWIVKISPRFQKEVIVNDSIRAVYLGLDFLKEFETFRAAENEKSKKRVPQEETSDRTSQNENDPANSVFISRSLSEKIGNSKADIKTNSKSFNLSRLEVFDTEGGSILMEDIESAMERFETGDYVSFLLIQPDRFRSEQKRILEQKLGSDYRIETVEDIREKSGNALRSFQLNLLVISFISLIIAFFMVSNTMSGLYVSREKELGILKTMGLGAGHTFALFVSQALLLGITGSFLGLGLGFLFSRMDFFSPEAASADLSYLKTYKSIPSSTWIIGLGIGIVGSFFSAAFPSFRAGRVSPVSILRDSSSGTNRIDERKTFFFGLLLVCIFASIAFVPLRWKLPITGLLGIGGIVIGVTLCFPWVFKTITIFFFSLSERSDRSFVFMKVGLEETRNQPLRNTLTSATLMLATSLVVCLSVLTDSYRRSLNDWVDSEFPAELTVINTSNLAAGIHGGVPLSLLSELSKLPEVKSLDGFCVNTRVETEKGNFTIHAYTFGAYNRKDSPESSAKMENEILISSNMAYLQNFKVGDTILLGTKLGKKEFKIKGIKEHFFSERGTIMMDIKNYETFFGLQGYNSIKIFLNKEEDLPAAEQSISRILRQNSSLKLLNGKELRALYTEGVDKVFGVLGTLKTTAFIIAMISLVSSLLHNLISKKTTLGILKYLGADHGQLSSILLTESVFITVVATCFGIVLAFVLSPVVLYVINKNAFGWTLKFTVSPEVPIFFLILSPVLGILSCLVPLYTLRKLGFRISQE, translated from the coding sequence ATGTCCTATCGAATTTACGTTCTATTTCTTTTCGAATACTTCCGAAGCCATAAGGTCGCCGCATTCTTCGCGTTAGCCGGAATTTCTCTTGGGGTCGGTCTTTTTATATCGACGACCGCAAACGGAATGAAGGCGGAAAAAAGTCTGACCGATTTTGCGATGGGATATTTTCAGGGAGAATATAAGATCAAAATCTCGTCGGCATCGGGAGAACAAAACGTTCCCGTCGAATTGATCAAAACCTTATCCGATGATTCTTCCCTTTCCTGGATCGTAAAAATTTCTCCCCGTTTTCAAAAAGAAGTCATAGTAAACGATTCGATCCGAGCCGTGTATCTCGGTTTGGATTTTTTAAAAGAATTCGAAACGTTTCGAGCGGCCGAAAACGAAAAATCAAAAAAACGTGTCCCTCAAGAAGAAACATCCGATCGAACGTCGCAAAACGAAAACGATCCGGCAAACTCGGTTTTTATCAGCCGATCCTTATCCGAGAAGATAGGAAATTCAAAGGCCGATATTAAAACGAATTCTAAAAGTTTCAACCTATCTAGGCTCGAAGTATTCGATACGGAAGGCGGAAGTATTCTGATGGAAGACATAGAATCCGCGATGGAACGATTCGAAACGGGAGATTACGTTAGTTTTCTTCTCATCCAACCCGACCGATTCCGATCGGAACAGAAAAGAATTCTCGAACAAAAACTCGGCTCGGACTATCGGATCGAAACCGTAGAGGACATACGGGAAAAATCCGGAAACGCGTTACGCTCCTTTCAACTCAATCTTCTCGTCATATCGTTTATATCTCTCATCATCGCTTTCTTTATGGTTTCCAACACGATGTCCGGTTTATACGTAAGCCGCGAAAAAGAATTGGGAATTTTAAAAACGATGGGACTCGGCGCCGGTCATACGTTCGCGCTTTTCGTTTCCCAAGCTTTGCTTCTTGGAATCACGGGAAGTTTTTTGGGACTCGGGCTCGGTTTTCTTTTTTCGAGAATGGATTTTTTCAGCCCGGAAGCCGCCTCCGCCGATTTATCTTATCTCAAAACATACAAGTCCATCCCTTCATCCACTTGGATCATAGGACTCGGAATCGGAATCGTAGGATCGTTTTTTTCCGCTGCGTTTCCGTCGTTTCGCGCGGGAAGAGTTTCGCCGGTTTCGATCTTACGGGATTCTTCTTCGGGAACCAATCGAATCGACGAACGTAAAACGTTCTTCTTCGGTCTTTTGCTCGTTTGTATTTTCGCGTCGATCGCGTTCGTTCCGTTACGATGGAAACTTCCGATCACCGGGCTTTTAGGAATCGGAGGAATCGTAATCGGCGTTACCCTTTGTTTCCCTTGGGTATTTAAGACGATTACGATATTCTTTTTTAGTCTTTCCGAAAGATCGGATCGATCCTTCGTATTTATGAAAGTCGGTCTGGAAGAAACGAGAAACCAACCTCTCCGAAACACTCTCACATCCGCGACCTTGATGCTCGCGACCTCTCTCGTGGTTTGTCTTTCGGTTTTGACGGACAGTTATCGAAGATCCTTAAACGATTGGGTGGATTCGGAGTTTCCCGCCGAGTTGACCGTTATCAACACGTCGAATCTTGCCGCGGGAATTCACGGAGGAGTTCCCCTTTCTTTGTTAAGCGAACTCTCAAAACTTCCCGAGGTGAAGTCCTTGGACGGATTCTGCGTAAACACGAGGGTTGAAACGGAAAAAGGGAACTTTACGATTCATGCATATACCTTCGGGGCATACAACCGGAAGGATTCTCCCGAAAGTTCGGCGAAAATGGAAAACGAAATTCTAATCTCCTCCAATATGGCTTATCTGCAGAACTTCAAGGTCGGAGATACGATTCTTCTCGGAACCAAACTCGGAAAAAAGGAATTCAAAATCAAAGGAATCAAGGAACATTTTTTTTCGGAACGCGGAACGATCATGATGGATATCAAAAATTACGAAACCTTTTTCGGACTTCAGGGATACAATTCGATTAAGATATTCTTAAATAAGGAAGAAGATCTTCCGGCCGCGGAGCAATCCATCTCTCGTATTTTAAGACAAAATTCTTCCCTGAAATTGTTAAACGGAAAGGAACTGAGGGCTCTTTATACGGAAGGAGTGGATAAGGTTTTCGGAGTTTTAGGAACCTTGAAAACCACGGCGTTTATCATCGCGATGATTTCGCTCGTTTCCTCCCTGCTTCACAATCTCATCTCCAAAAAAACTACGTTAGGAATTTTGAAATATTTGGGCGCGGATCACGGACAACTGAGTTCGATTCTTTTAACGGAAAGCGTTTTTATCACGGTGGTCGCGACCTGTTTCGGAATCGTTCTCGCCTTCGTTCTTTCTCCTGTCGTTTTATACGTCATCAACAAGAACGCGTTCGGATGGACTTTAAAGTTCACCGTATCGCCCGAAGTTCCGATATTTTTTCTGATTCTCTCACCCGTCTTGGGAATTCTTTCCTGTTTGGTTCCCTTGTATACTTTGAGAAAATTAGGATTTCGGATCAGCCAAGAATGA
- the nadE gene encoding NAD(+) synthase yields MQSVRLTSVSLKTRVFDFQGNLDKIKKVLSQEKNSDLILFPELCISGYGCEDSFFFPRIWKESWNSLTQILPLTKNRIVVVGLPIFQNPYLFNCAAVLCNGAIAGIVPKSNLATTGVHYENRWFARGEEAQENWIAPDGSAIPFGSLVFETDHFSFGVEICEDSWVLQKPSIPLAEAGTDLILSPGASHFAFGKQRTRRQIFKESSRRESNVYLFSNLCGNESGRLIFEGGSMVVQNGKLIAESERLFFGDFNLCSSEIDFDASRADRAKNFRPSGNRFSKKKSSEENRIYLGIEFPKRTPIVNRPVPEPSLSKEEESYRDFTRAVALGLFDYLIQSKTKGYTLSLSGGADSSTCALLVTAMKKIAQEELGKNFFSSVGIDEDKILYTLYQATENNSDRTRSLAKALAEDVKSIHGDLTIGSEVQSITDKISKMTGISLDWEHHNLVLQNIQARVRSPIIWMLANLNGHLLLSTGNRSEAGAGYTTMDGDSSGSVAPLTGVSKEFILKWMQFVADGKDPILPAYVSVKEIVLSPPSAELKPLEDKQEDEKDLMPYPLLQKIEELFVVRGAGFSEIVQLLGGDPDVQKLAPGFLEESVRKYISLFHRNQWKRERLPPSFHLDDYGLDPKSSFRFPILSEEKGSGI; encoded by the coding sequence ATGCAGTCTGTGCGACTTACTTCGGTTTCTCTCAAAACGAGAGTGTTCGATTTTCAAGGGAACCTGGATAAAATCAAAAAGGTTCTTTCTCAGGAAAAAAATTCCGATCTGATTCTTTTTCCCGAACTTTGTATTTCCGGTTACGGATGCGAGGATTCTTTTTTCTTTCCTCGGATCTGGAAAGAATCCTGGAATTCTTTGACGCAGATTCTTCCTCTTACGAAAAACAGAATCGTCGTAGTCGGTTTACCTATATTCCAAAATCCTTATCTATTCAATTGCGCCGCCGTTCTATGCAACGGGGCCATCGCGGGGATCGTTCCCAAATCCAATCTCGCAACCACGGGAGTTCATTACGAAAACCGTTGGTTTGCCAGAGGGGAAGAAGCGCAGGAGAATTGGATCGCGCCGGACGGCTCGGCGATTCCGTTCGGTTCCCTCGTGTTTGAAACCGATCATTTTTCGTTCGGTGTGGAAATCTGCGAGGATTCCTGGGTTCTGCAAAAACCTTCCATTCCTCTTGCGGAAGCGGGAACTGATCTGATTCTTTCTCCGGGCGCTTCTCATTTCGCGTTCGGCAAACAAAGAACGCGCAGACAGATCTTTAAGGAAAGCTCGAGAAGAGAGTCTAACGTGTATCTGTTTTCCAATCTCTGCGGAAACGAATCGGGACGATTGATCTTCGAAGGCGGTTCCATGGTCGTTCAAAACGGAAAACTGATCGCAGAATCCGAACGTCTTTTTTTCGGAGATTTCAATCTTTGTTCAAGCGAAATCGACTTCGACGCTTCCAGAGCCGATCGCGCCAAAAACTTTCGTCCTTCGGGAAACCGTTTCTCGAAAAAAAAATCCTCGGAAGAAAATCGAATCTATCTCGGTATCGAATTTCCAAAACGAACTCCGATCGTAAACCGTCCCGTTCCCGAACCTTCCCTTTCCAAAGAAGAGGAATCGTATCGGGATTTCACACGCGCGGTAGCATTAGGACTTTTTGATTATCTAATACAGTCTAAGACGAAGGGTTATACGTTATCCCTTTCGGGAGGCGCGGACAGTTCCACCTGCGCGCTTCTCGTTACCGCGATGAAAAAAATCGCCCAAGAAGAATTGGGGAAAAACTTTTTTTCTTCGGTTGGAATCGACGAGGATAAAATTCTTTATACGTTGTATCAGGCCACCGAGAACAATTCAGATCGTACGAGATCCCTCGCCAAAGCATTGGCCGAAGACGTGAAGTCAATTCACGGAGATCTTACGATCGGTTCCGAAGTGCAAAGTATTACGGATAAGATTTCCAAGATGACCGGCATTTCTTTGGATTGGGAACATCACAACCTGGTTCTACAAAACATTCAGGCGAGGGTTCGTTCTCCGATCATCTGGATGCTCGCCAATTTAAACGGACATCTTCTTCTTTCCACGGGAAACCGTAGCGAAGCCGGCGCGGGTTATACGACGATGGACGGGGATTCTTCCGGATCGGTGGCCCCTCTTACCGGAGTTAGTAAAGAATTTATTTTGAAGTGGATGCAATTCGTCGCGGACGGAAAGGATCCGATTCTTCCCGCGTATGTTTCGGTGAAGGAAATCGTTCTTTCTCCTCCGAGCGCGGAATTAAAACCTCTCGAAGACAAACAAGAAGACGAAAAGGATCTGATGCCCTATCCTCTTCTGCAAAAGATCGAAGAGTTGTTCGTGGTTCGAGGCGCGGGTTTTTCCGAGATCGTTCAGCTTCTTGGCGGAGATCCGGACGTTCAAAAATTAGCACCGGGATTTTTGGAAGAATCGGTTCGGAAATATATTTCACTCTTTCACAGAAATCAATGGAAACGGGAAAGGTTGCCGCCTTCGTTTCATCTGGACGACTACGGTTTGGATCCGAAGTCTAGCTTTAGATTCCCGATCCTTTCCGAAGAAAAAGGCTCGGGAATTTAG
- a CDS encoding FecR family protein, translating to MKKILIIYVTLIFFIASCAKEQGSSNSGSKKSYFSSIPTFIVGSVEINQKASNSGDIIEGDQTIRIGSGSLADIQIRGFQSQITFRAKTQTELNLYSRVKDDKRTLIVFLKRGDLLFSVKKLQKDESVLIFTPSMKAMVVGTQFKVVVKEDATTNIKVADGSVDVRPSDPTLELLMNSEETDSKTKEKINAAFGQGQVLESGKETTVTNGKIKEALKDPELLKLLESPELKNIKTPTEPAENAELKKQLAALESKLPESIAVGEIKTSQGLAGNTLKDLQKESSEIVSVSDNNQKTGQELKKEIDSALKENNAVLLSTMGKVLGKGAETLVLKNGQNVTGIIYQTGSNYNVKTPQGELHFSESQVSGLRF from the coding sequence ATGAAAAAAATCTTAATCATTTATGTAACGCTGATCTTTTTTATTGCAAGTTGTGCAAAAGAACAAGGGAGTTCGAATTCGGGTTCGAAAAAAAGTTACTTTTCAAGTATCCCCACATTCATCGTCGGCTCGGTGGAAATTAATCAAAAAGCGAGCAATTCAGGGGACATCATTGAAGGAGATCAAACGATTCGAATCGGAAGCGGATCTCTTGCTGATATCCAGATTCGTGGCTTCCAATCTCAAATTACTTTTAGAGCGAAAACGCAAACGGAACTGAATCTTTATTCTCGAGTGAAAGACGATAAAAGAACTTTAATCGTTTTTCTAAAAAGAGGGGATTTGCTTTTTTCGGTAAAAAAACTTCAAAAAGACGAAAGCGTTCTCATTTTCACACCTTCTATGAAGGCAATGGTAGTCGGAACTCAGTTTAAGGTCGTAGTAAAAGAAGACGCCACAACAAACATTAAGGTCGCCGACGGAAGCGTGGATGTTCGGCCTTCCGATCCTACGTTGGAACTTCTTATGAACTCCGAAGAAACGGATTCTAAGACTAAGGAAAAAATCAACGCGGCCTTTGGACAAGGACAGGTTCTTGAATCCGGAAAGGAAACAACGGTTACGAACGGAAAAATCAAAGAAGCACTCAAAGATCCGGAACTTTTGAAATTATTGGAAAGCCCGGAATTAAAAAATATCAAAACGCCGACCGAGCCGGCCGAAAACGCGGAACTTAAAAAACAACTCGCGGCATTGGAATCCAAACTACCGGAGAGCATTGCGGTAGGAGAAATCAAAACTTCTCAAGGTTTGGCGGGAAATACTTTAAAAGATCTTCAAAAAGAGTCGTCTGAGATCGTGAGTGTTTCGGATAACAATCAAAAGACCGGACAAGAATTGAAAAAGGAAATCGATAGCGCTCTCAAGGAAAATAACGCGGTTCTATTGTCGACCATGGGTAAGGTCCTTGGAAAAGGCGCCGAAACCTTGGTTTTAAAGAACGGCCAAAACGTGACCGGAATTATTTATCAGACCGGCAGCAACTATAACGTTAAAACTCCGCAAGGCGAGTTGCACTTCTCTGAGTCTCAAGTGTCGGGTTTAAGATTTTAA
- a CDS encoding SpoIID/LytB domain-containing protein: MIRKLVLLLILFFILLETGCNTVIIRPWTPPYKSRSVHEVRVLLGKTEGDLQIRGEGIISVYDANDLLIKKGIDIISLDSSRLKAPIRFVGENAGLEYKSLKVRGAIHLIPQSQGPALIVNVLPLEEYLYAVVPSEVPYGWPMEALKAQAICARTYAVREILNKKNALYDVEATVNSQVYGGIEKEHPSTTKAVQDTTGVLAVFEENPIQAFFHSNSGGKTETPENVWGGKRIPYLSTVASEFDRAGDNFYWKETISQELINSKFSNLKLGEIQSIQVLSRTASGRVDLMELSGSEGSSRIRGKEFRQTLGAPVRSLRFGIQKEGNGYLVKGMGSGHGVGLSQWGSFGMAKENYNYVEILRHYYPGTDLARITR; encoded by the coding sequence ATGATCAGAAAACTAGTTTTACTTTTGATTCTTTTCTTTATACTTTTGGAAACGGGTTGTAATACCGTCATCATTCGACCTTGGACGCCTCCTTATAAAAGCCGTTCGGTTCACGAGGTTCGAGTGCTTCTTGGCAAAACCGAAGGCGATCTTCAAATCCGCGGAGAAGGAATCATTTCCGTGTACGACGCGAACGATCTTCTTATTAAAAAAGGAATCGATATCATCTCGTTGGATTCTTCCCGTTTAAAAGCGCCGATTCGTTTTGTGGGTGAGAATGCGGGACTTGAATACAAATCCTTAAAGGTCAGAGGTGCCATCCATCTCATTCCTCAAAGCCAAGGACCAGCGCTGATCGTAAACGTTCTTCCCTTGGAAGAATATCTGTACGCCGTGGTTCCTTCCGAGGTTCCCTACGGTTGGCCGATGGAAGCTTTAAAAGCTCAGGCAATTTGTGCGAGAACGTATGCAGTTCGTGAAATATTAAATAAAAAGAATGCGCTCTACGACGTCGAAGCCACCGTAAATTCTCAAGTGTATGGCGGTATCGAAAAGGAACATCCTTCCACAACGAAAGCGGTTCAAGACACCACCGGAGTCTTGGCGGTCTTCGAGGAAAATCCGATCCAAGCTTTTTTTCATTCGAACAGCGGCGGTAAAACGGAAACTCCCGAAAACGTATGGGGCGGAAAAAGAATTCCTTATCTTTCCACGGTCGCTTCGGAATTCGATCGCGCCGGAGATAATTTTTATTGGAAAGAAACGATTTCCCAAGAACTGATCAATTCTAAATTTTCAAACTTAAAACTGGGCGAGATTCAATCGATCCAAGTTCTATCCAGAACCGCTTCGGGGCGTGTGGATCTTATGGAGTTAAGCGGCTCGGAGGGTTCTTCTCGAATTCGCGGAAAAGAATTCAGACAAACGTTAGGCGCTCCCGTTCGTTCCTTGAGATTCGGAATTCAAAAAGAAGGAAACGGCTATCTTGTAAAAGGAATGGGTTCGGGTCACGGAGTCGGATTGAGCCAATGGGGAAGTTTCGGAATGGCGAAGGAGAATTACAATTACGTTGAAATTCTCAGACACTATTATCCGGGAACCGATCTCGCAAGAATCACACGCTAA
- a CDS encoding tetratricopeptide repeat protein — protein MIDRFDYLENKKLKPMAAGLTSTLTNGLSRIPTLEVVGPSEKANALKLIKEKQLYGEEVDPAEFLSKITAADYFCNGDIQAEQSVALVNVRISDAQKGSLVLSSSTRGSLEKPITLQEKIVGNLLSNIDSDDAEANTALVSNSSTKNESAFSFYAQASDILYSEPQKAAILLISALKNDPEYLDALEDLANTLFQIGETKKSMEFLVRKKEVLERKQLQNTVDYANTLCNLGVVYFSLGEKEKAMQLCLQDKELKESLKLKKTKLYANTLQTIASFHVYLGQYKEGIRLFESARTLLTTLGLDKTFDYADLLTSLGSAYKQNGEPEFAGGLYKDAENIYQEIGLSSTSSYAALLTNQGLLHLAKKEYKEALKKFIQDKSIQDKLGLGKSDGYIATLNNLAVVLSELGEKKKAIEFLQLANKLKSGKKKS, from the coding sequence TTGATCGATAGATTTGATTACTTAGAAAACAAAAAACTGAAGCCTATGGCCGCGGGTTTGACGAGCACTTTGACCAACGGTTTGTCGAGAATTCCGACTTTAGAAGTTGTGGGACCTTCCGAAAAAGCCAACGCTTTAAAACTCATTAAGGAAAAACAACTCTACGGAGAGGAAGTCGATCCTGCGGAATTTCTCAGTAAGATTACCGCCGCCGATTACTTCTGCAACGGGGACATTCAAGCCGAGCAAAGCGTAGCCCTTGTCAATGTAAGAATTTCAGACGCTCAAAAGGGTTCGCTTGTTTTAAGTTCATCTACGAGAGGCAGTTTAGAAAAACCGATTACTCTGCAGGAAAAGATCGTTGGGAATCTTCTTTCCAACATAGACAGTGACGACGCCGAAGCAAATACGGCTCTTGTAAGCAATTCATCCACTAAAAATGAATCTGCGTTTTCGTTTTATGCCCAGGCCTCCGATATTCTTTATTCCGAGCCGCAGAAGGCCGCGATCCTATTGATCAGCGCTTTGAAGAATGATCCCGAATACTTGGACGCTCTCGAAGATCTTGCCAATACTCTTTTTCAAATCGGGGAAACGAAAAAATCTATGGAGTTCCTCGTAAGAAAAAAAGAGGTCCTCGAACGTAAACAACTTCAAAATACGGTGGATTACGCAAACACTCTCTGCAACTTAGGTGTCGTCTATTTTTCCTTAGGAGAAAAGGAAAAGGCGATGCAGTTGTGTCTTCAAGACAAGGAATTGAAAGAATCCTTGAAACTGAAGAAAACGAAACTGTATGCGAATACGCTTCAAACAATCGCCTCTTTTCACGTTTATCTCGGTCAGTATAAAGAAGGAATCCGATTATTCGAATCCGCGAGAACCTTACTGACTACATTGGGATTGGATAAAACTTTTGATTACGCGGATCTTTTAACTTCTCTCGGATCGGCTTACAAGCAGAACGGAGAACCCGAATTTGCGGGCGGACTTTATAAGGATGCGGAAAACATCTATCAAGAGATCGGACTTTCTTCCACAAGTTCTTACGCGGCTTTGCTGACCAATCAGGGGCTTTTACATCTGGCAAAAAAAGAATATAAAGAAGCTCTAAAAAAATTCATCCAAGATAAATCCATTCAAGATAAACTCGGTTTGGGAAAATCGGACGGATATATCGCGACCTTAAACAATTTAGCCGTCGTCTTATCTGAATTAGGTGAAAAGAAAAAGGCTATCGAGTTTCTTCAGCTGGCCAATAAGTTAAAATCGGGCAAAAAGAAAAGTTAA
- a CDS encoding ABC transporter ATP-binding protein, producing MTNSNATDSKRIRISGLRKSYQSGKLQTEVLKGLELDIPSASIVTLMGPSGSGKSTFLNILSGIDVPDSGEIRVNGHSLHSMNEKELTKYRREETGIIFQFFHLLPYLNALENVAVPLYISGVGKARARKLAEEALEKVGLSSRQNHKPDELSGGEQQRVAIARAVCKRPSLILADEPTGNLDTKNAENVIRLLMDLQKQHGFTLFIVTHDQKLGSLGEFRLKMADGILVD from the coding sequence ATGACAAACTCGAACGCGACCGACTCAAAAAGAATCCGAATTTCCGGACTTAGAAAATCCTATCAAAGCGGAAAACTTCAAACGGAAGTTCTCAAAGGATTGGAACTCGACATACCGAGCGCGTCGATCGTCACGCTCATGGGCCCTTCGGGTTCGGGTAAATCAACTTTTTTGAATATACTTTCCGGCATAGACGTGCCCGATTCGGGTGAAATCCGAGTGAACGGACATTCTTTGCATTCGATGAACGAAAAAGAACTCACGAAATATCGAAGAGAGGAAACAGGAATCATATTCCAATTCTTTCATCTACTTCCCTATCTAAACGCACTTGAAAACGTGGCGGTTCCTCTTTACATCTCCGGCGTCGGCAAGGCGCGAGCGCGCAAACTCGCAGAGGAAGCCCTCGAAAAGGTCGGACTTTCCTCCAGACAAAACCACAAACCGGACGAACTCTCCGGAGGAGAACAACAAAGAGTAGCGATCGCAAGAGCGGTTTGCAAACGTCCTTCCCTGATTCTCGCGGACGAACCCACTGGAAACCTGGATACGAAGAATGCAGAAAACGTAATACGTCTTTTGATGGATCTTCAGAAACAACACGGCTTCACTCTTTTTATAGTAACCCACGATCAGAAGCTCGGATCCTTGGGAGAATTCCGTTTAAAAATGGCGGACGGAATTCTGGTGGATTGA